A genomic window from Treponema maltophilum ATCC 51939 includes:
- a CDS encoding flavocytochrome c, with protein sequence MKKIFLTGFALLLTLCLIDCGGNANKAVYNAGTYTAAAPGMNGDVNVSVTFSKSAITKIEIGKHNETPGISDTPIKEIPAQIIKTQSLAVDTVTGATFTSKAILAAVASAVEQAGGDVAALQTKKSNAKKTGKAVEKTADVVVIGGGGAGLSAAISAAQNGAKVILIEKTPLLGGNTIRAGGPYNAVDPARQAKVSPASDAAMKSIERLLTVAPKNDLHKKYQDELKKELDAYKAQKPNHLFDCIPLHILQTYDGGDYAGKIEFIEKLCSESLPAAEWLESNGLVWRDTIVTVPGGLWPRAHVPQNAAGADYINTNKALADKLGVEIIMNCKGESLIQKGGRVAGVNAVQSDGTPVVLNAKKAVVIASGGFAASKEMRKKYNPLLGENLGTTNNPANVGDGITMAEKVNANLIGMEYIQCLPLGNPETGGLNGWVGGIGVEYYYQVNKSGKRFMAEDGRRDVMTKALLEQPGSFSYVIADSHVTFKDGKNLWGDDVDKLVADKKIFRADTIEDLAKQIDIDPAVLKATNDAFNKAVAAGKDPEFGRSLFGQKMDKAPFYASPRMPTVHHTMGGIEINLNAQVLDKNGKVIPGLYAAGEVTGGIHGKNRLGGNALVDIHVFGRIAGANAAKE encoded by the coding sequence ATGAAAAAAATCTTTTTAACAGGGTTTGCATTACTTTTGACGCTCTGCCTTATCGATTGCGGCGGTAATGCAAACAAAGCGGTTTACAACGCCGGTACATATACCGCTGCGGCACCGGGCATGAACGGTGATGTAAACGTTTCCGTAACATTCAGCAAATCGGCAATTACAAAAATCGAAATCGGGAAACACAACGAAACACCCGGTATTTCAGATACGCCGATAAAGGAAATTCCCGCTCAAATCATCAAAACGCAAAGTTTGGCTGTTGATACCGTTACCGGAGCAACCTTCACGTCGAAAGCGATTTTGGCGGCTGTAGCGTCTGCCGTTGAACAAGCCGGCGGAGACGTTGCCGCTCTTCAAACGAAGAAAAGCAATGCTAAAAAAACCGGAAAAGCCGTAGAAAAAACGGCCGACGTCGTTGTAATCGGCGGAGGCGGCGCGGGTTTGTCGGCAGCCATTTCCGCAGCGCAAAACGGTGCAAAAGTTATTCTTATTGAAAAAACACCCTTGCTCGGCGGCAATACGATACGCGCAGGCGGCCCGTATAATGCGGTCGATCCCGCGCGGCAGGCAAAGGTTTCTCCGGCATCCGATGCCGCGATGAAAAGCATTGAAAGACTTTTAACCGTTGCGCCTAAAAACGATTTGCACAAAAAATATCAGGATGAGTTAAAAAAAGAACTGGATGCGTATAAGGCGCAAAAGCCGAACCATCTGTTCGACTGCATTCCGCTGCATATTTTGCAAACGTATGACGGCGGCGATTATGCGGGAAAAATCGAATTTATTGAAAAACTGTGCAGCGAATCTTTACCGGCAGCCGAATGGCTCGAAAGCAACGGCCTTGTATGGCGCGATACGATCGTAACGGTCCCCGGCGGTTTGTGGCCCCGCGCTCACGTTCCCCAAAATGCGGCCGGTGCGGACTATATCAACACAAACAAAGCTTTGGCCGACAAATTGGGCGTTGAAATCATCATGAATTGCAAGGGCGAAAGCCTTATTCAAAAAGGCGGCCGTGTTGCGGGTGTAAATGCCGTGCAAAGCGACGGAACACCTGTCGTGCTTAATGCGAAAAAAGCGGTTGTAATCGCATCCGGCGGTTTTGCGGCCAGCAAAGAAATGCGCAAAAAGTACAATCCGCTTTTAGGCGAAAATCTCGGAACAACGAATAATCCGGCAAACGTAGGCGACGGCATTACGATGGCCGAAAAAGTCAACGCAAACCTTATCGGCATGGAATACATTCAGTGCTTGCCGCTCGGAAACCCGGAAACGGGCGGTTTGAACGGATGGGTCGGCGGTATCGGCGTTGAATATTATTATCAGGTAAACAAAAGTGGCAAACGTTTTATGGCTGAAGACGGCCGGCGCGACGTTATGACCAAGGCTTTGCTTGAACAGCCCGGTTCATTCAGCTATGTTATTGCAGACAGCCACGTTACGTTTAAAGACGGCAAAAACCTGTGGGGAGATGACGTCGACAAACTGGTTGCCGACAAAAAGATTTTCCGCGCGGACACAATTGAAGATTTGGCAAAACAAATCGATATCGATCCTGCGGTTTTAAAGGCGACAAACGACGCGTTTAACAAAGCCGTTGCTGCCGGAAAAGATCCGGAATTCGGCCGCAGCCTTTTCGGTCAAAAAATGGACAAAGCGCCCTTTTATGCTTCTCCGCGTATGCCGACCGTACACCACACGATGGGCGGTATCGAGATAAACCTGAATGCGCAAGTGCTGGATAAAAACGGCAAGGTTATTCCCGGCCTTTATGCGGCGGGTGAAGTTACCGGCGGTATTCACGGCAAAAACCGCTTGGGCGGAAACGCACTTGTAGATATTCACGTATTCGGAAGAATTGCAGGCGCCAATGCCGCAAAAGAATAA
- a CDS encoding acetyl-CoA carboxylase carboxyltransferase subunit alpha yields MNNMNQEALLSGLQDIAQKSGLDISEELGKITAKLQSGGALSKTWEHVELARHSDRPRTLDYIDMLFEDFTELHGDRFFGDDPAMVGGIGFIEGRAVTVIGNQKGRNLRETIDRNGGMANPEGYRKALRLAKQAEKFRRPIVTFIDTQGAYPGLGAEERGIGEAIAVNLREFSRLKTPIICFIIGEGGSGGALGIGVGDKIYMLENAIFSVISPEGCASILLRDSSRAKDAAVMLKITSREVLGLKMINGVVNEPEGGAHTDPLKTAAAVRDQLVHDLADLCKRDPAVLVKYRSKKIRSIGCVLE; encoded by the coding sequence ATGAATAACATGAATCAGGAAGCCTTATTAAGCGGCTTGCAGGATATTGCGCAAAAGTCGGGACTCGATATAAGCGAAGAACTCGGAAAGATAACCGCAAAACTGCAAAGCGGCGGCGCGCTTTCAAAAACATGGGAACACGTGGAATTGGCCCGCCACAGCGACCGGCCCCGTACCCTCGACTATATCGATATGCTGTTTGAGGATTTTACCGAACTGCACGGCGACCGCTTTTTCGGCGACGACCCTGCCATGGTCGGCGGCATCGGATTTATTGAAGGACGGGCGGTAACCGTTATCGGCAACCAAAAAGGTCGGAATTTGCGCGAAACGATAGACCGCAACGGCGGAATGGCGAATCCCGAAGGTTACCGCAAAGCGCTGCGCCTTGCAAAACAGGCGGAGAAATTCCGACGCCCCATAGTTACGTTTATCGATACGCAGGGCGCCTATCCCGGCTTGGGCGCCGAAGAACGCGGCATCGGAGAAGCGATTGCCGTCAATTTGCGCGAATTCAGCCGCCTTAAAACGCCGATTATCTGCTTTATTATCGGAGAAGGCGGTTCCGGCGGAGCTTTGGGTATCGGCGTCGGCGATAAGATTTACATGCTCGAAAACGCAATCTTTTCGGTTATATCGCCCGAAGGCTGTGCTTCCATTTTGCTGCGCGATTCAAGCCGCGCAAAGGATGCCGCCGTTATGCTGAAAATTACGAGCCGCGAAGTTTTGGGCTTAAAGATGATAAACGGTGTTGTAAACGAACCCGAAGGCGGCGCCCACACAGATCCTTTAAAAACCGCAGCTGCCGTCCGCGATCAATTGGTACACGATTTGGCTGATTTATGCAAACGCGATCCCGCCGTTTTGGTTAAATACCGCAGCAAAAAAATCCGCTCAATCGGCTGTGTTTTGGAATAA
- the accD gene encoding acetyl-CoA carboxylase, carboxyltransferase subunit beta: MDCPHCKVSHDDEVFIDNLMVCPHCGCHLRIDAAQRIEYLSDENSFEELYANLKTGNPIEMEGYEEKLSAAEAKTSMNEAVVTGSCSIKGRKVLLAVMSFNFMGGSMGSVVGEKISRLMLKGAAERLPVIIYATSGGARMQEGLFSLMQMAKTSSAAAELDEKGVPLFILLCDPTTGGVTASFAMLGDIIAAEPGALIGFAGPRVIEGTIRQQLPEGFQRAEFQLKKGFVDCIVPRSEQRRFWVRMIDAHSANCSKNGKAGGAV; encoded by the coding sequence ATGGACTGTCCCCATTGCAAGGTTTCGCATGATGATGAAGTTTTTATCGATAATTTAATGGTGTGTCCGCATTGCGGCTGCCATTTGCGTATAGACGCCGCGCAGCGCATAGAATATCTTTCGGACGAAAATTCCTTTGAAGAACTGTACGCCAATTTGAAAACGGGCAACCCGATCGAAATGGAAGGCTATGAAGAAAAACTGTCGGCGGCGGAAGCAAAAACGTCCATGAACGAAGCCGTCGTTACGGGTTCGTGTTCGATAAAGGGACGCAAAGTGCTGCTTGCCGTTATGTCTTTTAATTTTATGGGAGGCTCGATGGGTTCGGTTGTCGGCGAGAAAATTTCCCGCCTTATGCTGAAAGGCGCCGCCGAACGACTTCCCGTTATTATTTACGCGACGTCGGGCGGTGCCCGAATGCAGGAAGGCCTTTTTTCTCTTATGCAAATGGCGAAAACCTCAAGCGCGGCCGCCGAACTCGACGAAAAAGGCGTTCCGCTTTTTATACTGCTGTGCGACCCGACGACCGGCGGCGTTACGGCGAGTTTCGCCATGCTCGGCGATATTATCGCGGCCGAACCGGGGGCCTTAATCGGTTTTGCCGGCCCGCGCGTTATCGAAGGAACAATCCGCCAGCAGCTGCCCGAAGGATTCCAGCGTGCCGAATTTCAGCTTAAAAAAGGCTTTGTCGACTGCATTGTACCCCGCTCGGAACAGCGCCGGTTTTGGGTACGCATGATCGACGCGCACAGCGCGAATTGTTCGAAAAACGGAAAAGCCGGGGGTGCCGTATGA
- a CDS encoding acetyl-CoA carboxylase biotin carboxylase subunit — MIKKLLVANRGEIAVRIIRACKELGIKTVAVYSDADRECLHVKLADQSYCIGPAPSAKSYLNRRALITVALGTGCEAVHPGVGFLSENADFAREVEKAGMYWIGPDPETIDMLGDKVRARETAVKNGLPVTPGSDGAVKNAQEAAKTAEKCGYPVIIKAASGGGGKGMRVVWKEADLAENLKIASAEAEANFADGTVYIEKYLVDPRHVELQILGNGKGAVAVLGERDCSVQKNHQKLIEESPSPGVSEQMREAMCSGAINLFSSLKYRGAGTIEFLVSGSNFYFMEVNARIQVEHPVSEMVTGTDLICEQVRVCTGQNMSLPAGILPVHGWAIEARINAFTPGTIKTLRIPGGNGIRFDSFLYQGYTVVPFYDSMTAKLIVHGQNRAQAVQKLLCALDELCIEGIGTNIEEQKKILRSAQFQSGQFGTGLYAELFAKKAVNGN; from the coding sequence ATGATAAAAAAACTGCTTGTTGCGAACCGCGGCGAAATTGCCGTACGCATTATCAGAGCCTGCAAAGAGTTGGGAATCAAAACGGTCGCCGTTTATTCGGATGCCGACCGGGAATGTTTGCATGTGAAATTGGCCGACCAATCTTATTGCATAGGGCCGGCTCCCTCGGCAAAAAGTTATTTGAACCGCAGAGCTTTGATTACCGTTGCCCTCGGCACCGGCTGCGAAGCCGTGCATCCGGGAGTCGGTTTTTTATCGGAAAATGCCGACTTTGCCCGCGAAGTTGAAAAGGCGGGCATGTATTGGATCGGTCCCGATCCGGAAACGATCGACATGCTCGGCGATAAAGTTCGTGCGCGCGAAACCGCGGTAAAAAATGGTCTTCCCGTAACGCCCGGTTCGGACGGGGCGGTTAAAAACGCGCAGGAAGCGGCAAAAACGGCCGAAAAATGCGGCTATCCGGTTATCATAAAAGCGGCTTCCGGCGGCGGCGGAAAGGGTATGCGCGTCGTATGGAAAGAGGCCGATTTGGCCGAAAACCTTAAAATCGCATCCGCCGAAGCCGAGGCGAACTTTGCCGACGGCACCGTATACATCGAAAAATACCTTGTCGATCCGCGCCATGTCGAATTGCAGATTTTGGGAAACGGAAAAGGCGCCGTTGCCGTTTTGGGCGAACGCGATTGCTCCGTTCAAAAAAATCATCAAAAGCTCATAGAAGAAAGTCCGTCGCCCGGCGTGAGCGAACAAATGCGCGAGGCCATGTGTTCGGGTGCAATCAATTTGTTTTCGTCGCTTAAATACCGCGGCGCGGGCACCATAGAATTTTTAGTTTCCGGCAGCAATTTTTATTTTATGGAAGTAAACGCGCGCATTCAGGTTGAACATCCCGTTTCCGAAATGGTAACGGGAACCGATCTTATCTGCGAACAGGTCCGCGTGTGTACGGGGCAAAACATGAGTTTGCCGGCGGGAATTCTTCCCGTTCACGGTTGGGCGATAGAAGCGCGCATAAACGCATTTACGCCCGGCACGATTAAAACGCTGCGCATCCCCGGCGGAAACGGTATCCGCTTCGACAGCTTTTTGTATCAGGGCTACACGGTCGTTCCCTTTTACGATTCCATGACGGCAAAGCTGATTGTTCACGGACAAAACCGCGCGCAAGCCGTCCAAAAGCTTTTGTGCGCCTTGGATGAACTGTGCATAGAAGGAATCGGCACAAATATAGAAGAGCAAAAAAAGATTTTACGCTCGGCGCAATTTCAGTCGGGACAATTCGGCACCGGATTGTACGCGGAACTGTTTGCGAAAAAAGCCGTAAACGGCAACTAA
- the accB gene encoding acetyl-CoA carboxylase biotin carboxyl carrier protein, whose product MNEELILKLFEKFEQSSSVYMRIKDGENEFVLKKEGAFTPDRIMPIVQSAPPIPIQAPAAPTAAGFVAGAAVPSASAVAAAAGGNASASGAQSADPAAKNLIQIKSPIVGTFYRSPSPDSPPYVDKGAKVKKGQPLCVLEAMKMMNTLESEFDGVIEDIAVSNGDLVEFDQVLFTLRTV is encoded by the coding sequence ATGAATGAAGAATTGATTTTAAAGCTGTTCGAAAAATTCGAACAAAGCTCGTCGGTATATATGCGGATAAAGGACGGCGAAAATGAATTCGTTTTGAAAAAAGAAGGCGCCTTTACTCCCGACCGGATCATGCCGATTGTACAAAGCGCGCCGCCCATTCCGATTCAGGCGCCCGCCGCACCGACGGCTGCGGGCTTTGTCGCGGGGGCTGCCGTACCGTCAGCTTCGGCTGTCGCGGCAGCTGCAGGCGGCAACGCTTCCGCATCGGGCGCACAATCCGCCGATCCTGCGGCAAAAAATCTTATACAAATAAAAAGCCCGATAGTCGGAACTTTTTACCGTTCGCCTTCTCCCGATTCTCCGCCCTATGTAGACAAGGGCGCGAAGGTAAAAAAGGGACAGCCGCTGTGCGTGCTTGAGGCGATGAAAATGATGAATACGCTCGAATCCGAATTCGACGGAGTTATAGAAGACATTGCCGTTTCGAACGGCGATTTGGTCGAATTCGATCAGGTTTTGTTTACCCTCCGCACCGTATAG
- a CDS encoding leucine-rich repeat domain-containing protein yields MKKFLTILFLTGLLTAGIAAAENPAKTAGAGRAILGINDDPKEIVVTAVTADGSAIQVEGCTVTELPSGEETILTATGSKVTLKGAITELNCKGNRLSSLDVRELTALQVLRCGSNRLTSLDVRGLTALQVLYCDNNRLTSLDVRGLTLLRNLRCHTNQLTSLNVQGAAALQELSCDNNRLTSLDVRGLTALRVLSCGDNRLTALDVRRLTALQELHCGSNKIASLDVRGLSALQVLYCDNNRLSSLNVRGLSALQWLICWDNQLTALDVRGLTALQWLECGDNQLTALDVQGLPALQALGVQYNRFEEDSVIRILNALPDRSEEQEGSVVLYAEDEIHPKENGSVVYTIRRILAKGRDTHPKKSGSVVYASAEFRSAFEAAKQKNWKLFMQTEDEEGTEIRLQEE; encoded by the coding sequence ATGAAAAAATTTTTGACGATATTATTTTTAACAGGACTGTTGACAGCGGGTATTGCAGCGGCTGAAAATCCTGCAAAAACCGCAGGCGCAGGAAGAGCAATACTCGGTATAAACGACGACCCGAAAGAGATAGTCGTAACGGCGGTAACGGCAGACGGTTCCGCAATACAGGTTGAAGGTTGCACGGTTACGGAATTACCGAGCGGAGAAGAAACAATTCTCACGGCAACAGGATCAAAGGTTACCCTTAAAGGCGCTATTACCGAACTGAACTGTAAAGGAAACCGGCTTTCTTCGCTTGATGTACGGGAGCTTACCGCGCTACAGGTACTGCGCTGTGGCTCTAATCGGCTGACCTCACTTGATGTACGGGGGCTTACCGCGCTGCAGGTACTGTACTGTGACAATAATCGGCTGACCTCGCTTGATGTACGGGGGCTTACCCTGTTACGGAACCTGAGGTGTCATACCAATCAACTGACATCACTCAACGTGCAAGGTGCAGCCGCTTTACAGGAGCTGAGCTGTGACAATAATCGGCTGACCTCGCTTGATGTACGGGGATTAACCGCCTTACGAGTACTGAGCTGTGGTGACAACCGGCTTACTGCACTGGATGTACGCCGTTTGACCGCTTTACAGGAACTGCACTGCGGTTCCAACAAAATCGCTTCCCTCGATGTACGGGGTCTTTCCGCACTACAGGTACTGTACTGTGACAATAATCGGCTTTCCTCCCTTAATGTACGGGGGCTGAGCGCTTTACAGTGGCTGATATGCTGGGATAATCAACTCACCGCACTCGATGTGCGGGGGCTTACCGCTTTACAGTGGCTGGAGTGCGGGGATAATCAACTCACCGCACTCGATGTACAGGGCTTACCGGCCTTACAGGCACTGGGCGTTCAGTATAATCGATTTGAAGAAGATTCCGTTATACGGATATTGAACGCCTTACCCGATCGAAGTGAGGAACAAGAAGGCAGCGTCGTACTGTACGCCGAAGATGAGATACACCCTAAAGAAAACGGGTCGGTCGTTTACACAATCCGTAGAATACTTGCAAAGGGGCGTGATACGCACCCTAAAAAAAGCGGGTCGGTCGTTTACGCCTCGGCCGAATTTCGATCGGCATTTGAGGCTGCAAAGCAAAAAAACTGGAAGCTGTTTATGCAAACCGAGGATGAAGAGGGTACGGAAATCCGGTTGCAGGAGGAATAA
- the fabV gene encoding enoyl-ACP reductase FabV, with protein sequence MIIKPMVRGSVCLNAHPAGCKKSTDDQIAYTKKKAASYAKDRAPKNVLVLGCSNGYGLASRITAAFAYGAATIGVSYEKAGSETKWGTPGWYNNLAFDKAAENAGLFSCTIDGDAFSDEIKNRVIEEAKKKHIRFDLVVYSLASPVRTDPDTGIMYKSVLKPFGKTFTGKTLDPFTGELKEISAEPANEEEAAATVKVMGGEDWERWIKRLAQARVLSDGCITVAYSYIGPEATQALYRKGTIGKAKEHLEATAHSLNSFMRSFSGKAFVSVNKGLVTRASAVIPVIPLYLASLFKVMKEKGLHEGCIEQINRLFSDRLYRADGTIPVDSENRIRIDDWELSDEVQKAVDALMVQVTSENSERLTDLAGYRHDFLAANGFDIAGVDYDADIERFDRI encoded by the coding sequence ATGATTATAAAACCGATGGTACGCGGCAGCGTATGTTTGAATGCGCACCCTGCCGGATGCAAAAAATCAACGGACGATCAAATTGCATACACGAAAAAGAAAGCGGCTTCTTACGCAAAGGACCGCGCGCCCAAAAACGTTTTGGTGCTGGGCTGTTCGAACGGCTACGGATTGGCAAGCCGCATAACGGCCGCCTTTGCATACGGAGCGGCGACAATCGGCGTGTCGTATGAAAAAGCCGGCAGCGAAACCAAATGGGGAACGCCCGGCTGGTACAACAATTTGGCCTTTGATAAAGCGGCCGAAAATGCGGGACTTTTTTCATGCACGATAGACGGAGATGCCTTTTCCGATGAAATAAAAAATCGGGTTATCGAAGAAGCGAAAAAAAAGCATATACGCTTCGATTTGGTCGTATACAGCTTGGCCAGCCCCGTGCGGACCGATCCCGACACGGGCATTATGTATAAATCCGTACTCAAGCCATTCGGCAAAACGTTTACCGGAAAAACGCTCGACCCGTTTACCGGCGAGCTGAAAGAGATTTCGGCGGAACCCGCGAACGAAGAAGAAGCTGCCGCAACCGTTAAGGTTATGGGCGGCGAAGATTGGGAGCGCTGGATAAAACGCTTGGCGCAAGCCCGCGTTCTTTCCGACGGTTGCATTACGGTCGCGTATTCGTACATCGGGCCGGAAGCCACCCAAGCCCTGTACCGCAAAGGAACAATCGGCAAGGCAAAAGAACACCTTGAAGCAACCGCTCACAGCCTGAATTCCTTTATGAGATCGTTTTCGGGCAAAGCCTTTGTATCGGTCAACAAGGGGCTGGTTACGCGCGCAAGCGCCGTCATTCCGGTTATTCCCCTGTATTTGGCTTCACTGTTCAAAGTGATGAAAGAAAAGGGCCTTCACGAAGGCTGCATCGAACAGATAAACCGCCTCTTTTCCGACAGATTGTACCGCGCCGACGGAACAATTCCCGTCGATTCCGAAAACAGAATCCGTATAGACGATTGGGAACTTTCCGACGAAGTGCAAAAAGCGGTTGATGCCCTAATGGTACAGGTAACGAGCGAAAACAGCGAACGATTAACCGATTTGGCAGGCTACCGGCACGACTTTTTAGCCGCCAACGGGTTCGACATTGCAGGCGTAGATTACGATGCCGATATCGAACGCTTCGACAGGATATAA
- the fabZ gene encoding 3-hydroxyacyl-ACP dehydratase FabZ, whose translation MSLTKDIEKLLPHRSPFLFVDEIISADEKGSVSEHVFTENEFFFKGHFPEYPVVPGVILVETMAQAGGAALSFQNVFEKNALFFLATVDKVKFRSQVRPGDKVRVEVTNLRVSPRMVKQAGKAYVGDTLAAEAEWMCLVGSAE comes from the coding sequence ATGAGTCTTACCAAAGATATAGAAAAATTACTGCCTCACCGCAGCCCGTTTTTGTTCGTCGACGAAATTATTTCGGCGGATGAAAAAGGCAGCGTCAGTGAGCACGTATTTACGGAAAACGAATTTTTCTTTAAGGGTCATTTTCCCGAATATCCGGTTGTTCCCGGCGTTATCCTGGTTGAAACGATGGCGCAAGCGGGAGGCGCGGCGCTGAGTTTTCAAAACGTTTTTGAAAAAAACGCTTTGTTTTTTTTGGCGACGGTGGATAAAGTTAAATTCCGCTCGCAAGTACGCCCCGGCGACAAGGTCCGCGTGGAAGTAACGAATTTGCGGGTTTCGCCGCGTATGGTAAAACAAGCGGGTAAGGCTTATGTCGGCGATACGCTCGCCGCAGAAGCCGAATGGATGTGCCTTGTAGGCAGCGCGGAATAA
- the fabF gene encoding beta-ketoacyl-ACP synthase II → MRKVVVTGMGVVSPLGNSLDETWQGIKEGKSGIANITGFDCTDYKVQIAAEVKDFDASQFVDKREARKMARFTQFAVAAAVQAVKDAGLTKETIDADRTGIMLGNGIGGFEIYESSFKKYFESGPARIPPMTVPLLIPNEAAGNISMLLGIHGPSWTLATACASGTDALGNALDMVRSGRVDMCLAGGTEATVTGFGISCFTILQTLASDYNSEPAKACCPFDKKRSGFIMGEGAAILILEEYEHAKKRGAKIYAEFAGYGSSSDAYHLTSPDPSGTGGALAMTKALQDAGVKPEDVQYYNAHGTSTPINDPAETAMIKKAFGDHAYKMKVSSTKSMTGHCLGAAGALEAVFCVKAIQDGFFPPTINLTEPDLEAHCDLDYVPNKGLSGDIRCAASGSLGFGGHNGVVVFKKI, encoded by the coding sequence ATGAGAAAAGTTGTTGTTACGGGAATGGGCGTCGTTTCGCCCTTGGGAAACAGCCTTGACGAAACATGGCAGGGGATAAAGGAAGGAAAAAGCGGTATTGCAAACATCACCGGTTTTGACTGTACCGATTACAAAGTGCAGATTGCCGCCGAAGTAAAAGATTTCGACGCATCGCAGTTTGTCGACAAACGTGAAGCGCGGAAAATGGCGCGCTTTACCCAGTTTGCCGTTGCCGCAGCCGTTCAGGCGGTAAAAGACGCGGGCCTTACCAAAGAAACCATAGATGCCGACCGCACGGGTATTATGCTCGGCAACGGAATAGGCGGTTTTGAAATATACGAATCTTCCTTTAAAAAATATTTCGAATCGGGTCCTGCGCGCATTCCGCCGATGACCGTTCCGCTGCTCATTCCGAACGAGGCGGCGGGAAATATCAGCATGCTTTTGGGCATTCACGGCCCCTCATGGACTTTGGCAACCGCCTGCGCTTCCGGTACCGACGCGCTCGGAAACGCTTTGGATATGGTGCGCTCGGGCCGCGTGGATATGTGCCTTGCAGGCGGTACGGAAGCGACCGTTACGGGATTCGGCATAAGCTGTTTTACGATTTTGCAAACCCTTGCGTCCGACTACAACAGCGAGCCTGCAAAAGCCTGCTGTCCCTTCGATAAAAAACGCTCCGGCTTTATTATGGGCGAAGGCGCCGCTATTTTGATTTTGGAAGAATACGAACACGCGAAAAAACGCGGCGCAAAAATTTATGCCGAATTTGCAGGCTACGGCTCATCTTCGGACGCCTACCACCTTACCAGCCCCGATCCTTCGGGAACCGGCGGCGCTCTTGCGATGACAAAAGCGCTTCAGGATGCCGGCGTAAAACCCGAAGACGTGCAATATTATAACGCGCACGGAACTTCCACGCCGATAAACGATCCGGCCGAAACGGCGATGATAAAAAAAGCTTTCGGCGATCACGCGTACAAGATGAAAGTATCGTCTACAAAATCGATGACCGGACACTGTTTGGGTGCAGCCGGCGCGCTTGAAGCCGTATTTTGCGTAAAGGCGATACAGGACGGTTTTTTCCCGCCGACCATCAATTTGACCGAACCCGACCTTGAAGCGCACTGCGATTTGGACTATGTGCCGAACAAGGGCCTTTCCGGCGACATACGCTGCGCCGCATCCGGCTCTTTGGGGTTCGGCGGGCATAACGGTGTCGTTGTGTTCAAAAAAATATAA
- the fabG gene encoding 3-oxoacyl-[acyl-carrier-protein] reductase: protein MLLEGKKALVTGSSRGIGKEIVKRFVEEGAEVWGLCTKPSASKAELEAFAAEHKSVFHEIYADCGNAQELSQAVKTALEESGGFDVLVNNAGITRDGLSFRMKLEDWEAVLRVNLTSAFIASQIVSSDMIRKRSGSIINMSSVVGLHGQGGQVNYSASKAGLIGFTKSLAKETAGRGVRVNAIAPGYIETDMTATVNEQMRNVWIESIPLKRAGQPKDIANAAVFLASDLSQYITAQVLGVDGGLGA, encoded by the coding sequence ATGTTATTGGAAGGAAAAAAAGCTTTGGTAACGGGTTCTTCCCGCGGAATCGGAAAAGAAATCGTAAAACGTTTTGTTGAAGAAGGCGCGGAAGTGTGGGGTTTGTGTACAAAACCTTCGGCGTCAAAAGCGGAACTTGAAGCTTTTGCCGCAGAGCACAAAAGCGTCTTTCATGAAATATACGCCGACTGCGGAAACGCTCAAGAGCTTTCGCAAGCCGTAAAAACGGCGCTCGAAGAATCGGGCGGCTTCGACGTTTTGGTAAACAACGCGGGCATAACGCGCGACGGTCTTTCGTTCCGCATGAAACTCGAAGATTGGGAAGCCGTTTTGCGCGTCAATCTTACGAGCGCCTTTATCGCGTCGCAAATCGTATCTTCGGATATGATCCGCAAGAGGAGCGGTTCGATCATCAATATGTCGAGCGTTGTCGGTTTGCACGGACAGGGCGGTCAAGTGAATTATTCGGCAAGCAAAGCCGGGCTTATCGGTTTTACAAAAAGCCTTGCAAAAGAAACCGCAGGCCGCGGGGTCCGTGTAAACGCGATTGCCCCCGGTTATATAGAAACGGATATGACGGCCACCGTAAACGAACAAATGCGCAACGTATGGATTGAAAGCATTCCGCTTAAACGAGCCGGTCAGCCGAAGGACATCGCGAATGCCGCCGTATTTTTAGCTTCGGATTTGTCGCAGTACATTACCGCCCAAGTGCTCGGCGTCGACGGCGGCTTGGGAGCATGA